The genomic interval GTTCAAGTAACTGAGGTAAATTGCATGAGAAGGGTCACCTTATTTTCCCATGAGTGGTCACCAgtgtcctctcccttttttctttgtgagtatgCAAAAGCATGGCTTATGATCCAACATCGGTATtgacacacagagaagaggccTGTAAACTGTTTATTTTGAAGTGGTGTGATATGAACCGTACCAGGGGccatgaagaaagagaggaaggctaTGTGAAAAGTCACACAAACACCGTGAAGATCAGGAGGAGCATTCAGATGGCACAGAGATACATGATAAGTAATACATGCTGCTTTAATCCACTACGTTTTGAGGTGGTTTACCAGGCagcaatagctaaaacatggtaCACGATTTAAAAAACTCAAAGCTTTCTGGATTGCTCAGGGAATTGGAGGCTTTGATGAATCCGAAAATCTCTTCAAGTAAGACTTCCCGTCCATAGTCGATGCTTGTATGTGTTGCAAGACTTTAAACCTGGAACTACTCCTCCTGGTAAACATGACACCAGCATTTAAGTGTGAGAGGAATCAGTGTCCTCTTCTACTGGAAGAATCAGGAGATCTGCTCACTCAAAATTCGTATCTCCTGCGGGTTGCATTCTTTTCCCCTAAAACTCACACGCTGAAGTCCTAAACCTTACTACCTCATACACGATCTGCTATGGAGATAGGATCTTTATTGGCGGAATCAAGGGAACATATACGCATTACATGGGCCCTAATGCAAAATGACTTGTGCCCATATATAGAGGGGCAATGGGGACACCGAGACTCGCACGGAGGCGGGAAAATGGGAACCGGTACAGGGAGGTCTCTGCCatctctacaagccaaggagagaggcctggaacaggtgCTTTCTTCACATGAGGCTGAAGGCAACAAACAGGCTGACTCCTTGATTTGGACCTCCAGCCTCCGGATGCAGGAGACCTTAGTTTCATTTTGTTCGAAAAAGCCAAGCTCTGGCATTTTGCACATCAGCAAAGTGTATATTTTGTAGGCAGCAAAGAGAACAGTCTTAAGTGATTCCCATGAGAATCATACAGTCAatcaagcaaagaaacaaagagcagCCAAATAATCGTACCTGATACCCGCTCAAGGCTGAGTATCCCAGCAAGGCACTTGCTTGTTCAGCCCAGGAAAGCGGCTTGCACATCGGACCAATGGCTGTGGCTCTCCGGTGCCGGTCTCTCATTGGCTGACTCCGAGCCGAGTGGTGTTTCAGCTTCTCTGATTGGACCTCGCATCAGCCGAGCCTCATATCACGAAGGTTTGCGGTTTCAATAGCAGAAGAGTAAAGCCTGGGAAAGAGTTGCAGGAGGCGTCCTGAACAAGTCTGCGTAGTACCTTCCGTTAGAAAGTTAAGTTTCTTCCGGGTACATTCGCGTCTGTGACAGAATTTTCTCCTTGAACTTTTTGATTTAGTTATTCGTTTGCTGTGATCGGATCCAAGCCATAAGCGAATTCCATAATGTGGGTAATGGAGAAAAGAGTTCGAATGGCATATATCGGTCCTATCAATACTGTAATCCATGCGTTGATCTTTATAATTTGTTGATTAAGCTGCGATTCCTTTCGCTCAAGTTCACCTTTGCATAAACAACAGCGTTAGATCGCGACTGTGCTCTGGGTGCCCTGCTTTCCGattcacccactgaagggaaTAATCACGATCCTGCGTTCCCCATCCccatcttcacacacatacacaaaattccatttttcctttactttctcgATTTGATAGGTGCCACTCAACCTTGCACCTTCAGTCTTCACTCTCCAGACCCATTATGCAGCAATTATGCCGTGTTTCACTAACGCTCTTATTTCTGAATTTACAAACATATCCCCCTCAAAGCAAGATTACAGTACCCTGATGTGTTAGATTTCTTAGAGTTACTTCTTACGTGATAAGATAGCTTAGGGAGCAGCATGCAAAAATGACTGGTGGTACATCTTAGCgtcatattgaaaaaaataacttgGATTTTGAAGCCACAACCATTAGCACGATAGAAATTTAGTGATTTTTCTGAAGTCAGCTCCTTTCTATCTAATCCACACGTATTTCTCGGAAAGTGCATTTGGCTCTGGAAGGTGATTTGACTTCAAAATTTTACTCAATGTGTATACCAATTTAGAGTTGCTACACAAAAATGTAAGCTCTTGATTTTGCAGTAGATTTTAATGACAACTTGTgcagtaagctttttttttttttttaccaaatccttttatgtgaattttcaagttttcagattaCAATAAGTAATGAACCACATGAGGGGGCTATTTGCCTTAATCACGCTTCTCTTGACCTCAACGAGAGCTCTGGATGTAACATTGGCCGCCTTCAAGCTTGCAATAGTTTGTGAAATCCCACTAGTGTCCTGTCCTGCACCCTATTTTATGCTTGAGCTCTGTCCAAGGTCGAATACTTTGTGTTTGGTCTCTCTGAGAAATGGGCCCAAGAAATGTATTGAATTTCCTAGTTCAAATAGCTATGTCTCCTTATcttgttgagagagagagagagacatcgaTTACAAGTTTACATCCTAGTCAAAAAGGTTATAACTGCgtcttattttttttacatttttttattgagtgatagacattttacaatgttgtgtcaaattctagtgtagagcacaatttttcagttatacacaaacatatatatatatatatatattcattgtcacattttatttttccgcTATGaggtaccacaagatcttgtaaatatttccctgaagtatacagtataatttttttatctattctgcattttaaaatctcagtctgtcccttcccatgccTCGCCCCTTTGGTAAACACAAGattgtattttatgtctaagagtctctttctgttttgtattaatctttgttttcttttttagattccgcatatgagcgatctcatatggtatttttcttcctcactctgtcttacttcacttaactaCATCTTATTTTAAAGCCCAAATGAAACACTTAACTGTCATGATGAAATACTGGGCTTTTGGGCAAACCGTGCTACATTGCAAAGGACTGAAATCCCACAGTGTATTCTCTCTCCACAGATTCTGCAAGCTAGAAATCTGTCTAAGAAGAAAAGTAATAGAAAACCGGCAACTTCTTTGAAATTCAGGaatacatttatagaaaaatgacaccaatgaaaatggaaaaggaatctTCATGGGCCATGAAGAAAAAacgatggaaaagaaaatatatgcatcCAAACATGAGTATGACCATTCAAACCACTGGAGGGCAAAGGGGACATATTTCTTCTGATGTTGCTCCTAATCCTGCTCTAAATTGATATCAACGCTGAACACAGGATCCGCCTGGATTCACGTCCTGAAATCCCCAGGGTTCAATCTAAGTAAGGAACCAAAAAGAACAGGCAAATTGTCACAGATCCCCCACCACCTTAATCCCTAGGCTGATTTTTATAGAAAGGGTGTGATGTGTTCAGCTCTGCTcactggaccacactttgagccaATGACTGTGGCTCACAGGCTGCCAGTCCCCCATTGTCTGGAACAGCGGAGCCAGGAGCTTGAGCTGCTCTCACTGGACACTCTTCAATGGATCTAAAATTGCCGGTCAggaaaaatgtgtgttttaaaatatcaaaagattgTTCTGCCTGAGAAGAATTGACTGGCTACCTCCGAAAGGACTTGAAAAGTAATTTCAAACACCAGGGACTTAGAAAAGTCAAATGTGTCTGAATACTTCTGTTTTGCAATTTCTGTACTGACCACCAGTCCCAATTTGTATAGTTCAATGTATGCTTAAACTGGgatactttgaaaaatataacaGGGGTAGTTGATGGCTGTGTCTGCTCCTTCGCTTCATCTATCTAGTGCATAGCACACACAAAATTCTTCTGAAATTGTCCATAGTGCACTCgcgggagaaggagaaggaaatgggaaatgaAAGTGATACAAAGCTAATTTCAGCCTCACAGAACGCCATAAATGCTGACCTAGAGAAAGCACTAAATCTGGGTTCAAGAAAAAGTTGGATTTCTGTAGTTTCTCTAGGTTTTAGCTCATGATTTGACTGAGAGTGATGTTCTGCACAGCTTCCTACATCCAAATCAAAAGGTACtgaaaagtttcttaaaaaaaaacatatttattgaagCTTAGTTGTGACAATATTATATATTGGTTTTGGatttacaacatagtgatttaacagttttatagatgacactgtgtttaaaatttctgcaaaataatgacaatatttccctgtgctgttcagCTTTTCCTTGTCGTGCAATTACAAGGTGCAAAACGAGCcctttaaaatatgatgacaccctGAGTTCTAATGAAAACCCACAGTAAGTTTCAAAGGATTGAAATCCCAGAGTGGGTGCTCCCTCCACCAATGTAGGAAgctagaaattaaattaaaaggaaaggaattggAAAATCACTGAGTACTTTGAAATTCAGCAACATTCCTACAGAGAaacgaaagaaaaagaagacaatgcaccaggaagaaaacataatgcatattaaattaaattaatatcaTCATAGGCATGAACACTGAAATCACCTGAGGTCGAGGAAGGAGGCATCTTAGTTTGCTTAACTGGCCAACATCCCCCTCTTATTTTGATGCCAGGAGATAGAGACATGTCTCACTACCAGATCGGGAGGCCTAGACTTAAATCCCCATGGTTAAATGCAAGTCGTtgaaggaaaaccttcagggacaCTATCACACCTCCTTCTCCCTTAATCTGCAGGCCGAGTATGACAGGAAGCCTCTTATAAGTTCGGTCCTGGTCACCCCACCACACTTTGGGCCAATTGCTGTGGCCCCAAGTGGTGCGAGTCCCTCACTGGCTGCTGCTACTGGAGACTGTGGTTGCAGCCGGTCTCATCGGACGCTCCCAGCATCCGTGCAAAATTGCAGTTCAGTCAAGACTTTTACTTCGAAAGTGAAAAGTTACAGGCTGCAGAAAAATAGACTCAGATCATTATAAATtaggtagaagagaaatttccaaAGGTATGGCGCTTGAGTCACCCAGTGAGTCTAGAAAATTTGCTTTATCTCTTTTGGCAGTGTGTTTGGGTCCTATAATGTCATGTACTGAATGGCATTGAGATTTGAAATGTGTTGAAGGAGTGTGAAAGGGCAAGTTTGATTTTTGTATCTGCTACTGTAGTTTGTCTGTCCCTATTTCACACATTAAAAATCCCGGATGATACTGCTATATCCACGGGGAAGAATGACAACATAAAAAGGCAAATTAAGTTGTTAGGGAGATAACTTTGGCAGTAAAGACCCCTAAAAAGGCTGACCTAGAAATATAACTAATAGAAACGACCATTTCGGAAGGGAGGACGTGCAGTATGGTGAAGAAAAATGCACGGATTTCCATGGAACCCATGGCTCTACAGACGTACACTCAAGTGGAGTTGATAAGGTTCATAATGTTTCCCTCAGGGAAGAAACGCTTTAAAGATGGTCAGAGTGTCACTGGTCGACAAACCAGAGTGGCTCGGACTCGTCAGCGCTACAGGTCTTTTCCTGCCTAGTGAgtggctctgaaaagagcctttggtTTGTGATGCTCAGGTGGTCCTGAGGCAGCTCATTCGCACAAGATGTACTTGATGAGAGCGTTAGTGCCCTCGGACACGGCAGACTTGCCGAActtcccaggcagcagcaggcacaCCGAGCTCTGGATGTCTTCGTAGGTGATGGTGACGCGGTTTTTGGAGCGGGCCAGGCGCGCGGCCTCGCTGGCGATGCGCTCGAAGATGTCCTTAACGAACGAATCCATGACGCTCACGGCCTCCCGCGAGAGGCTCAGGCCTGTGTGCACCCGCTTCAGCACCCTGCGGAAGTAAGTGGCGAAACTGGCGAAGCTGTctgctgggcggcggcggcggcgttggCGGCGCACGGGTGTCTCCTGCTTCGGCGTCTTCTGCTCTGGGCTCTTGGACTCGGCTTCTTTGCGCTCCTCGGTGTCCACGAGCTCCTCCGAAGTGCGGGAAGACCACGGCTCAGCCATGTCGGAGTGTCTCGCCTTCCCCACAGCTCAGAAGGAaaggcagaggcagctgcgaGGACCGGCTTATAAAGGCTGCCTTGCCTGACGTCACGGCCAATCTGCAGATCTGATTGGGTAGGATGCGGGGCAGGGAGCCGTGTCGCTAAGGCAGGCCATGTCACGTGTCCTTAGATGCCCCGCGGCTTGGCCGCACATCAACCAGTCCGAGTGGCAATCTGGTGACCTTTAAACTTTCCGTGACCCCCACCAGGTGACCTGTAAACTTTCCATGACCTCCACCAGAAAAGCTTTGCAACCCGCAAGGTCGTGTCGGAAAAGGTCATCCGTTCCCCTCAGCTGCTTTATGCCTGCCAGTTATGCGTGAGAAGTTTGCAAAGAGGTCAAACCCACCTCTCCTACGCGGAAGAAAACTCACTTTGATCTCTCTGAGAGGGTCTGACCTCCGCAACCCAAGCGCGTGCCGCCTCAGAACGACTGGCCCCCTGGGGGCCGTTTGACTTGCGCCCAGAAGCTGCTCTTTCGCGGCTGAGTGCGCGGCGTGGCTTGAGGAGGAGCCGTCCGACTCGGTGAGCGGAGGGCGCCTCAAAATCGTAGACACGACTGAGCAGCTCTAACCTGCAATTCTTATCAAAACCTTCAGTGaatcagaagaaagagaatggcaAAACCGCATTCTCCACAGACGGAACCCTACAAAAGTGGGATAGTtgcacagaaatattaaaaatatttaacattcacCAAATTTTAAATCGTTTTTTAAACATTCCTTCGGTTCACCCCAAATACCACACACACTTGCATTGATAAAGAAACCTAAGAGCTGTTAGTTCAAAAGCATGATTTCCCTAATTCGCTAAAAAATCAACTTAGGTGGAAGATTGGAATCGATAAATGGAAATAGATTAAAATCAAAAGCGTATTTCTATCAAGGATACCTGACAATAGAgacaaaagcattttaaaaatgtgtttccatACCAACAAATCGCCGAAATTGAGACAGAAAAGGGCTTAAGAGGAATGGCCAAAAACGGGGTCATCAACGTGGTCTCACCTGAAGTGGTCAGGATTCCAAATGTATTCCCATTTGGCATTTATGGGAATTTTACTTCTCATAAAATGGTTCCAACGATGAAGGGGGAAAAGCTCATTTTTATTACCGGAGAACATTGCGTGATGATGAAACCAGTCAAACCTTGGTATTCTTGATTTTTGAAGAGTCCCATTTACCAGTGTGAATACAAAAGTCCCACCTGATGTATTACTATTTAAAGCTTTCCCTTTGTAGGATGCAATTTACAAGAGACATATAGCATATAATCTCTGAAATCGTATCGTTAACTTAACCATGATTAAATCAAGGTAGCACACAAACAAAGAACAGGGAAGGAGTTCCTACAGTGTACTCCACCGTCTCCAAGGCTGAAACTCCCAGGAATGCTCTCATTGGTTCATCCTTGGTCACTTTCCCACACTTTGGGCCAAAGTTGTGGCTTAGAAGCTACCAGTCCACCACTGGTTGAATCAGTGCAGAATAGGACCTGAGCTGTTCTCACTGGGTATTTGCATCATCCAAGTGATGCATAACTGCAGTGTTTAGCTGTGTCTTGTTTACTTGATTATTCAGAGGAACTGTAATCATTACTGTAAACTTTTGTATACAGCCATTGCTTTACATTTGCCTTTATTTGCTACTTTATTCTATTACCATTCCTATCTGCATCTCATATTATCTGTTGTGACCTTTTTCCATCTTCCTAAGTTACATTCtttagaagttcctttaacatggTGTCAGCTGGTGTAAACACAGTAAGATATCATTTTTCTCAAAACTCTTTATTTCTGAGTTAAGATCTTGAGGGAAACCAGCCTTGATACGGGGCTAATTTTGCGGGAGTGTTGATCAGAATTAACATCTGAGGATGGGATGAGCCATATAGTTATACTTTCTCCTTGATCAGACATTGGATGTGACCATCTTGGgaagtccctgaccttgggcacattAGCTCTCCAAAGCTGAGGAAATACCCGAAAGGGCCAATGGCTGAGGACTGGCAACTGACTGTACTCTCAGCAGCCAGTGGAGCAATTCTTCCCTTGAATGTGGTTTGGGCAGTCCATCTTCGTGTGTAGCACAGCTTCATTATTAAATGATACTTTGGCTAGATACGCCACACTAGGATGACAGGTACTTTGCCTCAGCACTTGCTTTGGGCTtgaatttattaagaaaaagaggCCTGCTGTCCCACtatttggtattctttttttAGCCATCGTGTCTTTTTGTCAGCTATTTTGATCTCTAGGGTTACCTTTGCTGTTTACTCTGATGTGTCAGGTCTGCTTCCTGAATGGAGGAACTTACGGCTTTCCCCAGTTCTGGGAAATCAtcaatcatttttctttcatattatttCCCCCCTAGTTACCCAATTTTATGCTCCTGGAATGCCTATGCGATACTTAATACCTACTTATTTCATTCTTAAGTCTCTTTGCACCActttaatcctttttttccttttactttctgtgaagaattctgtattatttctattattttttctgtcttctactTCACCAATCTTCTATCCAGCTATATCTCATTGGTTCTGTaaaatttctttaatctttttttctagtGGTTATGATTTTTAGTTTAGAAAATTCATCTAACACTTTGTTGATAATTAGCTATTTCTAcctcatattttatatatctcatcatttatatatacatgctAAATATACTTCTTAAGATTAGCATTTGGTACTAATTCTTCATTTCCATCTGGGtgtattgtttgcttttgctgagagtggcttttttttttttttggatgatgtGTCTGTATATAGGAACTTAATCCGTAAGAATCTTGAAAAAGCCTCAATTAAGGTTAAAGCCCTCCAGAATGGATTAGATTTGCGTTTTCCTTATGTGTGGGTTGTGACTAGATATTATTTGGGCCATGCTGATAGTGTTGATTTGAACCCCAGAGTTACATGAGGGAACTCTTGCGATTGCAAATTCTCAAGGAGAAACTTCTCTCATCCTTGCCGGAGCTAAGACTTGGAATAGAATTTTTCGTGGCATCTCTTTTTCCCAATAGAAAAGGTTCAGCTTTCACCAAGGGGGTAGTCATTCAATCATCTGCAATTATACCAAAGTCTGTTAGTTTCTGCCGCTGAATGCATAGCTGGCCATTTAATGTTATGGGTTTTATCTTGTCAGAGCCCTGCGgttagagttttgttttgttttgttttgtttttaaactgaccATTCAAATAGCCTGAGTTAAAATATGGAGACTAAGtcaaggaaaatcattttaatgcTATTAATTTGTATTATTCTCTGACTTGGTGAAACTGACAGGAGatatgtccactgacagatctgGATTCGTATTTTTATGATCATGATTAAATGCATACAActaatcaaagaaagaaagaaacagcaggTAATGTATGATACCGGCTTCTCCCTCAGTCTCAAAGACTGAGTATCCAGTAAGACTCGTCACTTCAGTTTGAGTCACCTGATTGATCATCCACTGGGCCAAAGGCTGTGACTCAGTGGCTGCATATCCATGATGGGTAAATTCAGAGCTAAATGAGGGTTGAGCTACTTTGATTAGATGCTTCATCAGCCTCACGAAGCCATTGTTGATATCGTGAATGTTTACGTTTTCAAACAGAATAGATTACAAACATGGAAGGGGTAGATTCAGATTAATCTGAACGACTCAGAGTAGCAACTCCAGTTCCTTGGGAGCCTGGAATGGGTATTTTTTCCttgaacttttaaatattttaaatttctgtaccATAGTTAGGTTTTCTCTTACGTTTTCCAATAAATTCTATAACAAAGGTAATGTTGAGTAGATTTGACTGTGATATGTTTGCTATATTAATACTGTTTTCCAGGGCTGTTGCTTATAATTTGTAATTGAGGTAGTAAGCTTGTTTCTCCCAATTAGTCTTTTTTTATCGAgacataattgacatgtaacattatattagtttcaagtgtacaacataataattcaatatatgtatatatagtttgAAATGATTACCCCTATAATTCTAGTTTCCATCCACCACCAGACAcagatacaaatttttttttcctctcatgagaacttttaagaactGCTTTCTTAGCAACACTcagatatacaatacagtatttaaCTATAGCCACTATGTCGTATGTTAGATCCCTGggacttctttattttaaaattggaagttTGAACCTTGCTTCAATTAGTCTTTACTGTTAACCATACCGTTAGAGAATAATTGCGCATCAGGTCCCCTTTACCTTCAATCACCCTCTGAGTAAATGATCAAATGTACCCACTTCACCTTCCAGTCTTCACATCAAAActcattttcctctctctctcctagaTTTCATATCAGTCATTCACCCCTGCACTCCCAGTCTTCGCTGTCTGTATGGTACACTTTAAATGTTGTTTCACTAATACTTTAATTCGATTTCTGAAATTTTAGgtgcaaaacacacaaaaaaactataaaaatgtccTAAAGgactcattttcttaaaaataagttctCACATAAAACAATATGCAGGAGACTCGTAGGCAAGATCCAGGTTGCCAAAACGTGTACGTCATATGGACAAACACTGGGATTTTGAAATAGCAGTAATGAACATGATGGAAATGAAAGGACTTGTGAAATGCTGTGCATTCAAATTGGTTCACAGTTCCATCTTTGAAAATGAGCATGATTTCCAAAGAGCCTTTGGCTCTCAAAGTTTTGTTCCCTATCTGTATGGCAATCTTGGAGGACTATTCAGAGGGAATTACTTGTAGTTGATTTCACGATCATTTTTCCTAGTCTCCTTgggaagaagatctttttttttcaaattctttactgacatttttctaatatttcagaataattttagCTAATGACCCTCATGAGGAGAGTGAATTTATCCTAAATCCTTACTCTAATGATCCCAAGGAGAACTCTGGAAGTACAGTAGCTCATCAGAGATCTTCCACATTGGACAGAACAAGAAACAAACAGGTTTGTACACAGTCCTGGATCAGGAATTGCTTTCCTTCATGCCTGCACTACTTAGTAAAGCAATTTGAGTAccctgccctgcccacacccTTTCTCTTGAGTTAGTGCAGTCCTGCCAAAGATAAATAGATTTGCCTCTCTTAGCGTTTCCTATCCCTCTTCTGATGGGCTCAAGGAAAGTTTTGATTTTGCAGATTATCCAGACTGTGTCTCTATGTTTGGCTCAAAGTGATATTCTTCACAGGGGAAATTACAAGTTAATTTAAAAGTACAAAGaccattctttaaaatattgaactaATAAGGGgtttaaagaaaatcatcaacaatttctaagagttgaaatcacagagTTATCTTCCCTCTTCACAGAGGTAGGAagctagaaatgagaaaaaaagtttttaataaattaaacaatGAATAGTCTGAGTACAAAGAGGATGAATGAGgtcatcttttttctcttaattggAAATATGGAATAATCCATATTCCAAATTGGAATAATCAGTATGATGGAAGAGGCAGCATATGTGCCGATCCACAGTTCAGATTTCACATTACATGTAAGTTGAAGTGTACCCTCCTGAAGTTcttatattgaagtcctaacccccagtacctcagatatAATCTTGTTTGGAGATAAGATCATTAATGtggaaatcaaaataaatctGATATTGAGATCAGTTTCTGGTAGAGTTTGTTTTAACATTTACTCATTTGATGCATTCCCCTTTCTGTCCAtctgtatgtctgtgtctctatGTCCAGGGACtcgggggtgggagggaatgtCTACAATGGTCAGAAAACTCATGCCACTAGAGTGAAAACTCTGCCCTGGATTATAGGGATTCACTGCATGCCTGCGGTCACCCATATAGCAGAGAATAAAGTGGGAAAGTATTCCATGGATTAACACTGTGGTGCAAGGATACCAGGACTTTGTGCTACGGATATATCATGTGTGTAGCACCCAGCAGCATCTCGAGAAGCATGCGTTGTATGATGCCTTTCATTGACTTCACAAAGGCTGCTTGTTCCTGGACGCTTCTCCAACGGAAAAGTCCTGTCTGTTTTCCCCTCTTTTTGACTCTGGTAGACCTGTAATGTCTTTGATCAATGGAGTATGGGAGAAGTGACGTTACGTCCATTACAGAACTAATCCTTAAGAGGACACATAACTTCTGCCTTGCTGCTTGAGAGTTCTGAGCCGACAAGTAAAAAGTCTGCCTATCCTGCTGGACACACCCATGGAGAGGTACCTCCAGGGCACCAGTATGAGGGTCAGTTGTCTCTTAGGTTGCAGAGTAGTTTAATGGGTCACTTGCCCTTCTAATTTGGTcaataagtggaaaagaaaatgagaaaattttccatttaaaacatgaaaaataacttgacaaaagtaTTCATATATAGTAATTAAAGCGCTCAGCTATGCGTGAAAAGTGACAGACATCAGTAGTCCACTGAGACCTTTAATAAATGTAGTTACTGGAATGACTGCACCGTTAATGAAAAGCAGGACTTTTCTTAGTGGAAATGGCAGATGCCCCCTACCCCCAAAGAATTCCACTCCAGGTCCTTGATTTTGGGTGAGGGAAAACAATCTGCTTAAGAATTTGTAATCACAACAGCGTCCTCCAAAAACGTTAGGGTTCATATTATCATCGTCATCACAGTCCAAATAATTGCCTGTTGCAAACTTTCTTCCATGGCTTTGTCTTCATATAATAGTTACTAGTAATAAAAAACAGAACCTTTCCTTTCATGACGGGAACTACCTTATTAGAGGTAGAATTAACCGTTCATTTCTTGAAGGTCCCGCAGGACACTTGGGAGCATGAGCATTAGGATCATAGCTCATTGAAGACTTCTAGTTCTTCAGTTATTCCTAAGTCCTCTTTGGTTCAATATCTGTAATTTATTTCTCTATAAAGACGTTAAAGATATGTTTTGCTTgaattcttactgatttttgaaaggaatatatttttaattttttaaaaagttcc from Vicugna pacos chromosome X, VicPac4, whole genome shotgun sequence carries:
- the LOC140691811 gene encoding histone H2B type F-M-like, producing MAEPWSSRTSEELVDTEERKEAESKSPEQKTPKQETPVRRQRRRRRPADSFASFATYFRRVLKRVHTGLSLSREAVSVMDSFVKDIFERIASEAARLARSKNRVTITYEDIQSSVCLLLPGKFGKSAVSEGTNALIKYILCE